The Bacillota bacterium genome includes a window with the following:
- the yedF gene encoding sulfurtransferase-like selenium metabolism protein YedF, with protein sequence MKRVVDNRGLPCPQPVINTRRALMEGEGPVVCIVDNEAARENVARFARSQGYHVDVVQEAGTWRLTITRAPDEPPGDDAVPPAGGPPLRAARPGGGGGEPAVVGPREQAARTTEAGPHAEVADGQVILVGTDRLGRGSDELGGVLMRSFLYTLTQLPSPPDTLIFVNSGVYLTTEGSPVLEELTQLQDKGTEILSCGTCLEYFQLKERLAVGRVTNMYEIAEKLLSPGRVLSL encoded by the coding sequence ATGAAGAGAGTGGTGGATAACCGGGGGTTACCCTGCCCCCAGCCCGTCATCAACACGCGCAGGGCCCTTATGGAAGGCGAGGGCCCGGTGGTGTGCATCGTCGATAACGAGGCCGCCCGTGAGAATGTGGCTCGGTTTGCCCGCAGCCAGGGTTACCACGTAGACGTGGTACAGGAAGCAGGTACCTGGCGCCTCACCATTACCCGCGCCCCTGACGAGCCTCCGGGGGACGACGCGGTGCCGCCCGCCGGCGGTCCCCCGCTCCGGGCTGCCCGGCCGGGAGGGGGCGGCGGAGAGCCCGCGGTAGTTGGCCCACGCGAGCAGGCAGCCCGCACAACCGAGGCGGGCCCACACGCGGAGGTGGCCGACGGCCAGGTAATCCTGGTGGGGACGGACCGGCTGGGGCGGGGGTCGGACGAACTGGGCGGCGTGCTCATGCGGAGTTTCCTGTACACGCTGACCCAGCTTCCTTCTCCGCCGGACACCCTCATTTTCGTCAACTCCGGGGTGTACCTCACCACGGAGGGCAGCCCTGTGCTGGAGGAACTCACGCAACTCCAGGACAAAGGCACGGAGATCCTGTCCTGTGGCACCTGCCTGGAGTACTTCCAGTTGAAGGAGAGGCTGGCCGTGGGGCGGGTGACCAACATGTACGAGATCGCCGAGAAGCTGCTTTCCCCGGGGCGGGTGCTCTCGCTTTAG